From a single Strix uralensis isolate ZFMK-TIS-50842 chromosome 25, bStrUra1, whole genome shotgun sequence genomic region:
- the LOC141954503 gene encoding LOW QUALITY PROTEIN: large ribosomal subunit protein eL8-like (The sequence of the model RefSeq protein was modified relative to this genomic sequence to represent the inferred CDS: inserted 4 bases in 3 codons; substituted 3 bases at 3 genomic stop codons), producing the protein MVMVIDSHRGETRMFPPAIQSVSDPPILQGKKRTTLQDEDLNSQNQLLALTHKPKSXNKQQQKQRLLACAEQNAAGEGDTPAEESQVLQAGVSTVTXLVEDSKTQLAVMVHNXDPTELVAFXHVPCSKMGAPYSTILKDRARQGDXSMGRPTPVAFTPVSMGEMEALAKLVXHLTALFDMMGSRFIAQIVKLKKTKSREMTTKLG; encoded by the exons ATGGTCATGGTCATTGACAGCCATAGAGGTGAAACACGGATGTTCCCTCCAGCCATCCAAAGTGTTTCAGATCCCCCAATTCTTCAGGGTAAGAAACGCACTACGCTGCAGGATGAG GATTTGAACAGCCAAAATCAGCTCCTAGCACTGACCCACAAACCCAAATCATagaacaagcagcagcagaagcagaggctCTTGGCTTGTGCTGAGCAGAATGCTGCAGGAGAAGGAGACACTCCAGCTGAAGAGTCACAGGTCCTCCAAGCAGGTGTGAGCACTGTCA GCTTGGTAGAGGACAGCAAAACTCAACTTGCAGTGATGGTCCACAACTGAGACCCCACAGAACTGGTAGCTT GGCATGTTCCATGCAGCAAAATGGGAGCTCCCTACAGCACCATCCTGAAGGACAGAGCCAGGCAGGGTGACTAGTCCATGGGAAGGCCTACACCTGTGGCCTTCACCCCAGTAAGCATGGGGGAGATGGAAGCCCTTGCAAAGCTGGT CCACTTAACTGCATTGTTTGATATGATGGGGTCAAGATTCATAGCTCAAATTGTCAAGCTTAAGAAAACAAAGTCTAGAGAAATGACCACCAAGTTGGGATAA